A section of the Citrobacter farmeri genome encodes:
- a CDS encoding 4Fe-4S dicluster domain-containing protein, with the protein MNRFIMADAAKCIGCRTCEVACVVSHQENQDCAAVSAGRFVSRIRVIKENTFTTAVACHQCEDAPCANVCPTQAIRRDRGHIFVEQAHCIGCKSCMLACPFGAMNVVAQTSRVQAVKCDLCWHRDTGPACVEACPTGALTCLDAASVQRQRLHAQPL; encoded by the coding sequence ATGAACCGGTTTATTATGGCGGATGCGGCAAAGTGTATTGGCTGTCGTACATGCGAAGTCGCATGCGTGGTCTCGCATCAAGAGAATCAGGATTGTGCCGCGGTGTCAGCAGGACGCTTTGTCTCACGTATCCGGGTGATTAAGGAAAATACCTTCACCACTGCCGTTGCCTGCCACCAGTGTGAAGACGCGCCGTGCGCCAATGTCTGCCCGACACAGGCCATTCGTCGCGATCGTGGACATATCTTTGTTGAACAGGCGCATTGTATTGGCTGTAAAAGCTGCATGTTGGCTTGCCCGTTCGGCGCAATGAACGTCGTTGCGCAAACCTCGCGCGTACAGGCGGTAAAATGCGATCTTTGTTGGCATCGTGATACAGGACCTGCCTGCGTGGAGGCTTGCCCGACGGGAGCATTAACTTGTCTGGATGCGGCGAGCGTGCAACGTCAGCGTCTACACGCACAGCCTTTATAG
- the selB gene encoding selenocysteine-specific translation elongation factor, giving the protein MIIATAGHVDHGKTTLLQAITGVNADRLPEEKKRGMTIDLGYAYWPQPDGRVLGFIDVPGHEKFLSNMLAGVGGIDHALLVVACDDGVMAQTREHLAILQLTGNPTLTVALTKADRVDDARIQEVQQQVQDVLSDYGFAQATLFVTAANEGLGIDALREHLLQLPAREHARNQTFRLAIDRAFTVKGAGLVVTGTALSGEVNVGDTLWLTGVNTSVRVRGLHAQNQASEHAHAGQRIALNIAGDAGKEQLNRGDWLLSDAPPEPFTRVIVALESHVPLTQWQPLHIHHAASHVTGRVSLLEDNLAELVFDTPLLLADNDRLVLRDISARMTLAGARVVVLNPPRRGKRKPEYLQWLASLAAAKDDGAALAVHLQRGAVNLPDFAWARQLNGDGMRSLIHQHGFIQAGYSLLNAVVAARWQRKILDTLATYHEQHRDEPGPGRERLRRMALPMEDEALVLLLIEQMRESGDIHSHHGWLHLPDHKAGFTDEQQTVWLKAAPLFGDEPWWVRDLARETATEEQTMRLVLRQAAQQGMITAIVKDRYYRNDRIVAFASMIRELDLEKGSTCAADFRDRLGVGRKLAIQILEYFDRIGFTRRRGNDHLLRDALLFPEKE; this is encoded by the coding sequence ATGATTATTGCAACCGCCGGACATGTTGACCACGGGAAAACGACGCTGCTGCAGGCCATTACTGGCGTAAATGCCGACCGTCTGCCCGAAGAGAAAAAGCGCGGTATGACCATCGATCTGGGCTATGCCTACTGGCCGCAGCCGGACGGGCGCGTGCTGGGCTTTATCGATGTCCCCGGTCACGAGAAATTTCTCTCAAACATGCTGGCGGGCGTGGGGGGGATCGATCATGCGTTGCTGGTGGTGGCCTGCGACGATGGTGTGATGGCGCAAACGCGCGAACACCTGGCGATTCTGCAACTCACCGGGAATCCAACGTTGACGGTGGCGCTGACCAAAGCCGATCGTGTGGATGATGCGCGGATACAGGAGGTTCAACAGCAGGTGCAGGATGTTCTGAGCGACTATGGTTTTGCACAGGCGACGTTATTTGTGACGGCCGCTAATGAAGGCCTTGGGATTGACGCGTTGCGTGAACATTTGCTGCAACTGCCCGCCCGTGAACACGCCAGGAATCAGACGTTCCGACTGGCTATCGACCGCGCCTTTACTGTAAAAGGAGCCGGGCTGGTGGTGACCGGTACCGCGCTGAGCGGTGAAGTGAACGTCGGGGATACGCTGTGGCTGACCGGGGTGAATACGTCTGTGCGCGTGCGCGGACTTCACGCACAAAATCAGGCCAGCGAGCACGCCCATGCCGGGCAGCGTATCGCGCTGAATATCGCCGGCGATGCCGGAAAAGAACAGCTTAACCGTGGTGACTGGTTGCTTTCGGACGCCCCGCCTGAACCGTTTACGCGAGTGATTGTGGCGCTGGAAAGCCACGTTCCACTTACGCAGTGGCAGCCACTACACATTCACCATGCGGCCAGTCACGTGACCGGGCGTGTTTCGCTGCTGGAGGATAATCTGGCGGAACTGGTGTTTGATACGCCGTTGTTATTGGCAGATAACGACCGCCTGGTACTGCGCGATATCTCCGCACGTATGACGCTTGCCGGGGCGCGGGTGGTTGTGCTTAATCCTCCACGTCGCGGTAAACGTAAACCAGAATATCTGCAATGGCTGGCGTCCCTGGCGGCGGCGAAAGATGACGGTGCCGCGCTGGCTGTGCATCTGCAACGTGGCGCGGTAAATTTGCCTGACTTTGCGTGGGCACGCCAGTTGAATGGCGACGGCATGCGTTCACTCATTCACCAGCATGGTTTTATTCAGGCAGGTTATAGCCTGCTGAATGCAGTGGTCGCCGCGCGCTGGCAGCGCAAAATTCTCGACACGCTGGCGACTTACCATGAGCAGCATCGCGATGAGCCAGGCCCGGGGCGCGAACGCCTGCGCCGCATGGCGCTACCGATGGAAGATGAAGCGCTGGTACTGTTGCTGATTGAACAGATGCGCGAAAGTGGAGATATCCACAGCCATCACGGCTGGCTGCATCTGCCGGATCATAAGGCCGGATTTACTGACGAACAGCAGACTGTCTGGCTAAAAGCCGCGCCGTTATTTGGCGACGAACCCTGGTGGGTCCGCGATCTCGCCCGTGAAACCGCCACCGAAGAGCAAACGATGCGTCTGGTATTGCGACAGGCGGCACAGCAGGGGATGATTACGGCGATCGTAAAAGATCGTTACTACCGTAACGATCGCATTGTGGCTTTCGCCAGCATGATCCGCGAACTGGATCTGGAGAAAGGCTCAACCTGCGCAGCAGATTTTCGCGATCGGTTGGGCGTAGGGCGAAAACTGGCGATTCAGATTCTGGAATACTTCGACCGGATTGGCTTTACTCGTCGTCGTGGAAACGATCATCTATTACGTGATGCATTATTATTTCCGGAAAAGGAATAA
- a CDS encoding LysR family transcriptional regulator, which yields MNKLQLKHRELKIISVIAASENISHAATVLGIAQANVSKYLADFESKVGLKVFERTTRQLTLTPFGAALLPYINDMLDRNEQLNHFIADYKHEKRGRVTVYAPTGIIAYLTKHVIAQIKDIGDITLSLKTCNLERKAFFEGVDFPDDCDVLITYAHPKDESLVASFITKYAVTAFASPTYLEKHPIHQPDDLERHSCILIDSVMIDDANIWRFNVTGSKEVRDYRVTGNYVCDNTQSALELARNHLGIVFAPDKSVQSDLQDGTLVACFPEQNEWWLDLVAIFRKREYQPWRVQYVLDEMLRELRNQLAQAHLLRSEQASVNDN from the coding sequence ATGAATAAATTACAACTCAAGCACCGGGAGCTAAAGATCATATCGGTAATAGCTGCCAGTGAAAACATCAGTCATGCCGCTACCGTGCTTGGCATCGCACAGGCCAACGTCAGCAAGTATCTTGCTGATTTTGAATCAAAAGTCGGTCTTAAAGTCTTTGAGCGGACGACCCGGCAACTGACACTAACGCCTTTTGGCGCGGCGCTTCTGCCCTACATTAATGACATGCTCGACAGAAACGAGCAGCTTAACCATTTCATTGCTGATTATAAGCACGAAAAGCGGGGACGGGTAACGGTGTATGCGCCGACAGGCATCATCGCTTACTTAACGAAACACGTCATTGCGCAAATTAAAGATATCGGCGACATCACTTTATCGCTGAAGACATGTAATCTTGAACGGAAAGCCTTTTTTGAAGGCGTTGATTTCCCTGATGACTGTGATGTATTAATTACCTATGCCCACCCAAAGGACGAATCGCTGGTTGCCAGCTTTATCACCAAATATGCCGTAACTGCTTTCGCCAGCCCGACTTATCTTGAGAAGCATCCCATTCATCAACCTGACGATCTTGAGCGTCATTCCTGCATTCTGATTGATTCAGTGATGATTGATGATGCAAATATCTGGCGGTTTAACGTCACCGGCAGTAAAGAGGTTCGAGATTATCGCGTCACGGGGAACTACGTCTGTGACAATACCCAATCGGCGCTGGAACTGGCGCGAAATCATCTGGGTATTGTCTTTGCCCCTGATAAAAGCGTACAAAGCGATCTACAGGACGGTACGCTGGTAGCTTGCTTCCCTGAGCAAAATGAATGGTGGCTGGATCTGGTGGCAATCTTCCGCAAGCGGGAGTACCAGCCGTGGCGAGTGCAATACGTGCTTGATGAAATGTTACGTGAATTACGCAACCAACTTGCTCAGGCGCACCTGTTGCGGTCCGAGCAAGCATCCGTCAACGACAATTAA
- the yiaY gene encoding L-threonine dehydrogenase, translated as MAASTFYIPSVNIIGGDSLKDAMNTMVEYGFRRTLIVTDSVLTQLGMAGEIQKALQQRNIFSVIFAGTHPNPTTTNVADGLKILKENDCDSVISLGGGSPHDCAKGIALVAANGGDIRDYEGVDRSAKPQLPMIAINTTAGTASEMTRFCIITDVDRHIKMAIVDKHVTPLLSVNDSSLMIGMPKSLTAATGMDALTHAIEAYVSVAATPITDACALKAMTMISDNLTIAVESGGNVHAREAMAYAQFLAGMAFNNASLGYVHAMAHQLGGFYDLPHGVCNAVLLPHVQVFNSQVTAARLRDCAAAMGVHVAGMTDAEGAKACIDAIRSLARQINIPAGLRDLGVKEEDIPVLATNALKDACGLTNPIQATHDEIMAIYRAAM; from the coding sequence ATGGCTGCTTCAACATTTTATATTCCTTCGGTGAATATAATAGGGGGTGATTCATTAAAAGATGCAATGAATACCATGGTGGAATATGGTTTTCGCCGGACGCTAATTGTCACGGACAGCGTACTGACGCAGTTAGGTATGGCGGGTGAAATTCAAAAAGCATTACAGCAACGCAATATATTTAGCGTTATTTTTGCTGGGACACACCCCAATCCGACGACAACAAACGTCGCCGATGGTCTGAAGATCCTGAAAGAAAATGACTGCGATAGCGTTATTTCTCTGGGCGGTGGTTCCCCACATGATTGTGCCAAAGGGATTGCGCTGGTGGCAGCGAATGGAGGCGATATTCGCGATTATGAAGGGGTTGATCGCTCGGCAAAACCGCAGTTGCCGATGATTGCGATTAACACTACGGCAGGAACTGCGTCCGAAATGACGCGTTTCTGCATTATTACTGACGTCGATCGTCATATCAAAATGGCGATTGTGGATAAACACGTCACGCCGTTGCTGTCGGTGAATGACTCTTCGCTGATGATCGGCATGCCGAAATCATTGACGGCGGCGACGGGTATGGACGCGTTGACCCATGCGATCGAAGCGTATGTCTCTGTGGCCGCGACGCCGATCACCGATGCCTGCGCGTTGAAAGCGATGACCATGATTTCTGACAATCTGACCATCGCCGTGGAATCGGGTGGCAATGTGCATGCGCGTGAAGCAATGGCTTATGCGCAGTTCCTGGCGGGGATGGCCTTCAATAATGCGTCGTTAGGTTATGTCCACGCGATGGCGCACCAGCTAGGCGGTTTCTATGACCTGCCGCACGGCGTGTGTAATGCCGTTCTGCTGCCGCATGTTCAGGTGTTTAACAGTCAGGTGACTGCGGCGCGTTTGCGTGACTGTGCGGCAGCAATGGGCGTGCATGTCGCGGGGATGACCGACGCCGAAGGTGCTAAAGCCTGTATCGATGCGATCCGCTCCCTGGCGCGGCAAATCAATATTCCGGCAGGCCTGCGTGACCTGGGGGTGAAAGAAGAGGATATTCCGGTGCTGGCGACCAATGCGCTGAAAGATGCCTGCGGTTTGACTAACCCAATCCAGGCGACACACGACGAGATTATGGCTATCTATCGCGCGGCGATGTAA
- a CDS encoding DUF3302 domain-containing protein, giving the protein MFLDYFALGVLVFVFLVIFYGIIILHDIPYLMAKKRNHPHADAIHVAGWVSLFTLHVIWPFLWIWATLYRPDRGWGMQGPEPGVVQLQERIAGLEKQLAELKSSAAGY; this is encoded by the coding sequence ATGTTCCTCGATTATTTTGCCCTTGGGGTGCTTGTTTTTGTATTCCTGGTCATTTTCTATGGGATTATTATTTTGCATGATATTCCCTATTTAATGGCGAAAAAACGCAATCATCCTCATGCCGATGCCATTCATGTTGCGGGATGGGTGAGTTTGTTTACATTACATGTTATCTGGCCTTTCTTGTGGATTTGGGCAACGCTTTATCGTCCGGATCGTGGGTGGGGAATGCAAGGCCCTGAGCCTGGCGTTGTGCAACTCCAGGAGCGAATTGCCGGACTGGAAAAACAGCTGGCTGAGCTTAAATCCTCCGCTGCCGGGTATTAA
- a CDS encoding HlyD family secretion protein, whose amino-acid sequence MDLLIILTYVAFAWAIFKIFNIPANKWTIPTAVLGGIFIVSGLILLMNYNHPYTFKAQKAVVSIPVVPQVTGVVIDVTDKKNTLIKKGEVLFRLDPTRYQARVDRLLADIVTAQHKQRALGAELDEMAANTQQAKATRDKFAKEYQRYAQGSLAKVNPFSERDIDVARQNYLAQEATVKSSAAEQQQIQSQLDSQVLGEHSQIASLKAQLAEAEYNLEQTIVRAPSDGYVTQVLIRPGTYAAALPLRPVMVFIPAQKRQIVAQFRQNSLLRLTPGDDAEVVFNALPGKVFSGKLAAISPAVPGGTYQPGGTLQSLNTVPGSEGVIATIELNDHADLRALPDGIYAQVAVYSDHFSHVSVMRKVLLRMTSWVHYLYLDH is encoded by the coding sequence ATGGATTTACTGATTATTCTGACCTATGTGGCTTTCGCATGGGCGATTTTTAAGATCTTCAACATTCCCGCCAATAAATGGACAATACCGACGGCGGTGCTGGGTGGGATATTTATTGTCAGCGGCTTAATCTTATTAATGAATTATAACCACCCCTATACGTTTAAAGCGCAAAAAGCGGTGGTATCTATTCCTGTTGTTCCCCAGGTCACCGGCGTGGTGATTGACGTGACGGACAAAAAAAATACGCTGATTAAAAAAGGTGAAGTGCTGTTCAGGCTTGATCCTACGCGCTATCAGGCCAGGGTGGATCGTTTGCTGGCGGATATCGTGACGGCGCAACATAAGCAGCGTGCGTTAGGTGCCGAACTGGATGAAATGGCCGCCAATACACAGCAGGCGAAAGCCACGCGAGACAAATTTGCGAAAGAGTATCAACGCTATGCGCAGGGGAGCCTGGCGAAAGTGAATCCGTTTTCTGAGCGCGATATTGATGTCGCACGGCAGAACTATCTGGCGCAAGAGGCCACGGTGAAATCGTCAGCGGCGGAGCAACAGCAGATTCAAAGCCAGTTAGATAGCCAGGTATTGGGAGAGCATTCACAAATCGCCAGTCTGAAAGCGCAGTTGGCCGAGGCGGAATACAACCTTGAACAGACCATTGTTCGCGCACCGAGCGATGGCTATGTGACCCAGGTACTGATTCGCCCTGGCACCTATGCGGCTGCGTTACCCCTTCGCCCGGTGATGGTGTTTATTCCCGCGCAGAAGCGGCAAATTGTTGCGCAATTCCGCCAGAATTCGCTGCTAAGACTAACGCCTGGCGATGACGCGGAAGTGGTGTTTAATGCCTTACCAGGCAAGGTATTCAGCGGTAAATTGGCGGCGATAAGCCCGGCGGTGCCTGGCGGAACGTACCAGCCTGGCGGGACATTGCAGTCGTTGAATACCGTACCGGGATCGGAAGGCGTCATCGCGACGATTGAGTTGAACGACCATGCGGATTTACGCGCGCTACCGGATGGGATCTATGCGCAGGTTGCGGTCTACTCCGACCATTTCAGCCATGTCTCTGTCATGCGTAAGGTGCTGTTACGCATGACAAGTTGGGTGCACTATCTCTATCTCGACCATTAA
- the aldB gene encoding aldehyde dehydrogenase AldB, with protein sequence MTNNPPRIQPGEYGFPLKLKARYDNFIGGDWVAPSDGEYYQNLTPVTGQLLCEVASSGKRDIDLALDAAHKVKDQWAHTSVQDRAAILFKIADRMEQNLELLATAETWDNGKPIRETSAADVPLAIDHFRYFASCIRAQEGGISEVDSDTVAYHFHEPLGVVGQIIPWNFPLLMASWKMAPALAAGNCVVLKPARLTPLSVLLLMEVIGDLLPPGVVNVVNGAGGEIGEYLATSKRIAKVAFTGSTEVGQQIMQYATQNIIPVTLELGGKSPNIFFADVMDEEDAFFDKALEGFALFAFNQGEVCTCPSRALVQESIYERFMERAIRRVESIRSGNPLDSVTQMGAQVSHGQMETILNYIDIGKKEGADVLTGGRRKQLEGELKDGYYLEPTILFGKNNMRVFQEEIFGPVLAVTTFKTMDEALELANDTQYGLGAGVWSRNGNLAYKMGRGIQAGRVWTNCYHAYPAHAAFGGYKQSGIGRETHKMMLEHYQQTKCLLVSYSDKPLGLF encoded by the coding sequence ATGACCAATAATCCCCCCCGTATTCAACCCGGCGAGTATGGTTTTCCCCTGAAGTTAAAGGCCCGTTACGACAACTTTATCGGTGGCGACTGGGTTGCCCCGAGTGATGGCGAGTATTACCAGAACCTGACGCCCGTTACCGGGCAACTGTTATGCGAAGTGGCTTCTTCCGGTAAAAGGGATATTGACCTGGCACTCGATGCGGCTCACAAGGTGAAAGATCAGTGGGCGCATACTTCTGTTCAGGATCGGGCAGCGATTCTGTTCAAAATTGCTGACCGCATGGAGCAGAATCTCGAACTGCTGGCGACGGCGGAAACCTGGGATAACGGTAAACCGATCCGTGAAACCAGTGCGGCGGATGTTCCGCTGGCGATCGACCACTTCCGTTATTTCGCTTCCTGCATTCGTGCCCAGGAGGGCGGAATCAGTGAAGTGGATAGCGATACCGTGGCTTATCACTTCCACGAACCGCTCGGTGTGGTCGGGCAAATTATCCCGTGGAACTTCCCCTTACTGATGGCGAGCTGGAAGATGGCGCCCGCGCTGGCGGCAGGAAACTGCGTGGTGCTCAAGCCCGCGCGTCTGACGCCGCTGTCCGTTTTACTGTTGATGGAAGTGATTGGCGATCTTCTTCCCCCCGGCGTGGTGAACGTGGTGAATGGCGCTGGCGGTGAGATTGGTGAGTATCTGGCGACCTCGAAACGCATTGCCAAAGTGGCATTCACCGGCTCAACGGAAGTTGGGCAGCAAATCATGCAGTACGCCACGCAGAATATCATCCCGGTCACCCTGGAGTTGGGCGGGAAATCGCCAAACATCTTCTTCGCCGACGTGATGGATGAAGAAGATGCTTTCTTCGATAAGGCGCTGGAAGGCTTTGCGCTCTTTGCCTTTAACCAGGGCGAAGTTTGCACCTGCCCGAGTCGCGCGCTGGTGCAGGAATCCATCTATGAACGCTTCATGGAGCGCGCTATTCGTCGCGTGGAAAGCATTCGCAGCGGTAACCCGTTGGATAGCGTGACACAAATGGGGGCGCAGGTCTCTCATGGGCAGATGGAAACTATCCTGAATTATATTGATATCGGCAAGAAAGAGGGGGCGGATGTCCTGACCGGTGGGCGGCGTAAGCAGCTCGAAGGTGAGCTGAAAGACGGTTATTACCTCGAACCTACCATCCTGTTTGGTAAGAACAATATGCGGGTGTTCCAGGAGGAGATCTTTGGCCCGGTACTGGCGGTAACAACCTTCAAAACAATGGACGAGGCGCTGGAGTTAGCCAACGATACCCAGTATGGGCTTGGAGCGGGTGTCTGGAGCCGTAACGGCAATCTTGCGTATAAAATGGGACGCGGCATTCAGGCAGGACGCGTGTGGACCAACTGCTACCATGCTTATCCGGCCCATGCAGCCTTTGGCGGCTATAAGCAGTCGGGGATCGGGCGCGAAACCCACAAAATGATGCTGGAGCACTATCAACAGACGAAATGTTTGCTGGTGAGCTACTCTGATAAACCGCTGGGACTTTTTTAA
- the avtA gene encoding valine--pyruvate transaminase, translating into MTFSLFGDKFTRHSGITRLMEDLNDGLRTPGAIMLGGGNPAQIPAMQDYFQTLLTEMLENGKLTDALCNYDGPQGKTELLTVLASLLRENLGWDIEPQNIALTNGSQSAFFYLFNLFAGRRADGTTKKVLFPLAPEYIGYADSGLEEDLFVSARPNIELLPEGQFKYHVDFEHLHIGEETGMICVSRPTNPTGNVITDEELIKLDTLANQHNIPLVIDNAYGVPFPSIIFSEARPLWNPNIVLCMSLSKLGLPGSRCGIIIANEKIITAIANMNGIISLAPGGIGPAMMCEMIKRNDLMRLSETVIKPFYLQRVQQTIAIIRRYLPENRCLIHKPEGAIFLWLWFQDLPITTELLYQRLKARGVLMVPGHYFFPGLDKPWPHTHQCMRMNYVPDPEKIEAGVKILAEEVERAWAENQ; encoded by the coding sequence ATGACATTTTCACTTTTTGGCGACAAATTCACCCGCCATTCAGGCATTACCCGCCTGATGGAGGACCTCAATGACGGTTTACGCACCCCTGGCGCAATCATGCTGGGCGGCGGAAATCCGGCGCAAATCCCGGCGATGCAGGATTACTTCCAGACGCTCCTGACTGAGATGCTGGAAAACGGCAAACTCACTGATGCGCTTTGCAATTATGACGGTCCGCAGGGGAAAACCGAGCTGCTGACCGTGCTCGCTTCGCTACTCCGTGAGAATCTGGGTTGGGATATCGAACCACAGAATATTGCGCTAACAAACGGCAGTCAGAGCGCATTTTTCTACTTGTTTAATCTCTTTGCCGGCCGTCGCGCCGATGGGACCACCAAAAAGGTGCTGTTCCCTCTCGCGCCGGAATACATCGGCTATGCGGATTCCGGGTTGGAAGAGGATCTTTTCGTCTCGGCACGACCGAATATTGAGCTGCTGCCAGAGGGTCAGTTCAAGTATCACGTTGACTTCGAACATCTGCACATTGGTGAAGAGACCGGCATGATCTGCGTCTCTCGCCCCACCAATCCGACGGGTAACGTGATCACAGATGAAGAGCTGATAAAACTCGATACGCTTGCCAACCAGCACAATATTCCGTTGGTGATTGATAATGCCTACGGCGTGCCGTTCCCGAGTATTATTTTTAGCGAAGCGCGCCCGCTGTGGAATCCCAACATTGTGCTGTGCATGAGCCTCTCTAAACTGGGACTGCCTGGCTCGCGCTGCGGCATCATCATCGCCAATGAAAAAATCATCACGGCGATTGCCAATATGAACGGCATCATCAGCCTCGCCCCTGGCGGGATCGGGCCGGCCATGATGTGCGAGATGATTAAACGTAACGACCTGATGCGACTGTCAGAAACGGTTATCAAACCGTTCTACTTACAGCGTGTTCAGCAGACCATTGCGATCATCCGCCGCTATTTACCTGAAAATCGCTGCTTAATTCACAAACCTGAAGGGGCGATTTTTCTCTGGCTGTGGTTCCAGGATCTGCCCATCACTACCGAGTTGCTCTACCAGCGCCTGAAAGCACGCGGTGTGCTGATGGTGCCGGGACATTACTTTTTCCCGGGACTCGATAAGCCCTGGCCGCACACGCACCAGTGTATGCGCATGAACTATGTCCCCGATCCAGAGAAAATTGAAGCTGGGGTAAAAATTCTGGCTGAAGAAGTAGAACGCGCCTGGGCGGAAAATCAGTAA
- a CDS encoding MipA/OmpV family protein produces MLIKRNIMALFAFSFIASASASELSVGAGAVYNESPYRGYNENTHAIPLISYEGESFYVRQTTLGYILSKSEQNEFSVTASWMPLEFDPSDNDDHAMRKLDKRDSTMMAGAAWYHHESWGSVKVSATADVLDNSNGWVGELSWFHKIPVGQLSLIPSVGVLYYDENFNDYYYGVSGSESRRSGLNSYSAQDSWVPYVSLTAKYPVTDNIVLMASAAYSVLPDEIKDSPMIDRDDSFTFISGVSWRF; encoded by the coding sequence ATGTTAATTAAACGCAATATAATGGCATTATTTGCTTTCTCCTTTATCGCCAGTGCATCTGCTTCTGAATTATCCGTCGGTGCGGGTGCAGTATATAATGAATCTCCTTATCGTGGATATAATGAAAATACCCATGCCATTCCCCTCATTAGCTATGAAGGCGAATCTTTTTATGTCCGGCAGACTACTCTGGGCTACATTTTGTCTAAAAGTGAACAAAATGAATTTAGCGTGACCGCCTCCTGGATGCCGTTGGAATTTGATCCTTCCGATAATGACGATCACGCCATGAGAAAGCTCGACAAGCGCGACAGCACGATGATGGCAGGCGCGGCATGGTATCACCATGAAAGTTGGGGCAGTGTGAAGGTCTCTGCGACCGCCGATGTTCTGGATAATAGCAATGGCTGGGTAGGGGAATTATCGTGGTTCCATAAAATTCCTGTTGGCCAGCTTTCTCTGATCCCATCCGTCGGCGTTCTTTACTACGATGAAAATTTCAACGACTACTATTATGGTGTGTCAGGCAGCGAATCCCGCCGCAGCGGGTTAAACAGCTATTCTGCGCAGGATAGCTGGGTTCCTTACGTCAGCCTGACCGCAAAGTATCCCGTCACCGACAATATCGTTTTGATGGCAAGCGCGGCTTACAGCGTGCTGCCGGATGAAATTAAAGACAGCCCGATGATCGACCGTGACGATAGTTTCACTTTCATATCAGGCGTGAGCTGGCGCTTCTAA
- a CDS encoding winged helix-turn-helix domain-containing protein has translation MMEYQLHGFMIGREIFFDINESRIFRLPVNKMDSVIAFGGVFFNSTMLRLFVYLLLNARTHYVSKDELLVNVWEKNELSASTQRLSTMVKNLNNKLYLLGLPQHSIVSVKGSGYILALDNIQPLYSVVDEADYQI, from the coding sequence ATGATGGAATACCAGTTACATGGATTTATGATAGGTCGGGAAATATTTTTTGATATCAATGAGTCGAGAATTTTCAGGCTTCCGGTAAATAAGATGGACAGTGTAATTGCATTTGGTGGCGTATTTTTTAACAGTACAATGCTACGCTTGTTTGTTTATCTTTTACTGAATGCCCGGACCCATTATGTTTCAAAAGATGAGTTACTCGTCAACGTCTGGGAAAAAAATGAATTAAGTGCTTCCACACAGCGTTTGTCAACGATGGTAAAAAATCTCAACAACAAATTATATTTACTGGGATTACCTCAGCATTCTATCGTCAGCGTAAAAGGAAGCGGATACATACTGGCACTGGATAATATTCAACCGCTCTACAGTGTGGTAGATGAGGCAGATTATCAAATATAG